From one Coffea eugenioides isolate CCC68of chromosome 11, Ceug_1.0, whole genome shotgun sequence genomic stretch:
- the LOC113751140 gene encoding uncharacterized protein LOC113751140 isoform X3 has translation MQFVPVSYPENGKNSGRMFTISGSVIIKLISPKRRTSPSLCRRCFILNFPVLEVFKSYQCRWLNVKMLKILAPLLASFQMVRSFLRCTPGRSEDCEIEICGDNLSYFNFDGFSLENIVLSNPSKVANVCLDVNSMERFIQRGKIGSRALLLLGGLSSVIRCLELSEYVIEALAHAEPPCSLPIFDGLTILKVSSTWSNTLCSGPLMELLNSAPALEKLIFTTLIDDVNYEESNSLPTNFSSNLKVVEFRLFKGRASEIQLVKFLLHNLSILEQLVITKFLGDTKVEVENQLLMLPRSSSRVSIVFL, from the exons ATGCAGTTCGTACCTGTGTCCTATCCAGAAAATGGGAAAAACAGTGGAAGAATGTTTACAATCTCAGGTTCAGTGATTATAAAGTTGATAAGTCCAAAAAGAAGGACTTCGCCATCTCTGTGCAGAAG GTGCTTCATCTTGAATTTTCCAGTTCTTGAAGTGTTTAAGTCGTATCAATGCCGCTGGTTGAATGTGAAAATGCTTAAAATACTTGCTCCTCTGCTTGCAAGTTTCCAGATGGTTAGATCTTTCCTTAGATGCACACCTGGTCGATCAGAGGATTGTGAAATAGAGATTTGTGGAGACAAcctttcatattttaattttgatGGTTTTTCACTAGAAAATATTGTCCTATCTAACCCTTCAAAAGTTGCTAATGTGTGTCTTGATGTAAATTCCATGGAGCGTTTTATTCAGAGGGGAAAAATTGGTTCTCGAGCTCTTTTGCTTTTGGGAGGACTTTCTTCTGTTATCAGATGCCTGGAACTCTCTGAATATGTAATTGAG GCACTTGCGCATGCAGAACCTCCATGTTCACTTCCCATCTTTGATGGGCTGACCATCCTTAAAGTGTCTTCCACTTGGAGTAATACCCTCTGCAGTGGACCACTGATGGAGCTTCTAAACAGTGCACCGGCTCTTGAAAAGCTCATATTTACCACG TTGATTGATGATGTCAATTATGAGGAAAGTAATTCATTGCCTACCAACTTTTCATCTAACCTGAAGGTAGTTGAATTCAGATTGTTCAAAGGAAGGGCATCTGAGATTCAACTGGTTAAGTTTTTGCTGCACAATTTGTCGATACTTGAGCAGTTGGTAATTACAAAGTTTTTGGGAGATACAAAGGTTGAAGTTGAAAATCAGCTATTAATGTTGCCTAGAAGCTCGAGTCGTGTGTCGATAGTGTTCTTGTGA
- the LOC113751140 gene encoding F-box/LRR-repeat protein At3g26922-like isoform X4 yields the protein MDKELTNLSSNKKLRRPNDSLEDDDDVDRISDLPESVLSHILSRLPTTLDAVRTCVLSRKWEKQWKNVYNLRFSDYKVDKSKKKDFAISVQKRGKIGSRALLLLGGLSSVIRCLELSEYVIEALAHAEPPCSLPIFDGLTILKVSSTWSNTLCSGPLMELLNSAPALEKLIFTTLIDDVNYEESNSLPTNFSSNLKVVEFRLFKGRASEIQLVKFLLHNLSILEQLVITKFLGDTKVEVENQLLMLPRSSSRVSIVFL from the exons ATGGATAAAGAACTAACCAATTTGAGTAGTAATAAGAAATTACGTAGACCTAATGATTCTTtggaggatgatgatgatgtggACAGAATCAGTGATTTACCAGAAAGTGTTTTGAGTCACATACTATCTCGACTACCAACGACATTGGATGCAGTTCGTACCTGTGTCCTATCCAGAAAATGGGAAAAACAGTGGAAGAATGTTTACAATCTCAGGTTCAGTGATTATAAAGTTGATAAGTCCAAAAAGAAGGACTTCGCCATCTCTGTGCAGAAG AGGGGAAAAATTGGTTCTCGAGCTCTTTTGCTTTTGGGAGGACTTTCTTCTGTTATCAGATGCCTGGAACTCTCTGAATATGTAATTGAG GCACTTGCGCATGCAGAACCTCCATGTTCACTTCCCATCTTTGATGGGCTGACCATCCTTAAAGTGTCTTCCACTTGGAGTAATACCCTCTGCAGTGGACCACTGATGGAGCTTCTAAACAGTGCACCGGCTCTTGAAAAGCTCATATTTACCACG TTGATTGATGATGTCAATTATGAGGAAAGTAATTCATTGCCTACCAACTTTTCATCTAACCTGAAGGTAGTTGAATTCAGATTGTTCAAAGGAAGGGCATCTGAGATTCAACTGGTTAAGTTTTTGCTGCACAATTTGTCGATACTTGAGCAGTTGGTAATTACAAAGTTTTTGGGAGATACAAAGGTTGAAGTTGAAAATCAGCTATTAATGTTGCCTAGAAGCTCGAGTCGTGTGTCGATAGTGTTCTTGTGA
- the LOC113751140 gene encoding F-box/LRR-repeat protein At3g26922-like isoform X1 yields the protein MDKELTNLSSNKKLRRPNDSLEDDDDVDRISDLPESVLSHILSRLPTTLDAVRTCVLSRKWEKQWKNVYNLRFSDYKVDKSKKKDFAISVQKVLYHFRNSRIQGFMLSINCNQYNPTLVKTWLSAALRSNVQRLCFSHVDDLEFPHYFFECDSLVHLVLELCTFRVPGYFCLANLRVLNFYNVTWQNDDCSASRCFILNFPVLEVFKSYQCRWLNVKMLKILAPLLASFQMVRSFLRCTPGRSEDCEIEICGDNLSYFNFDGFSLENIVLSNPSKVANVCLDVNSMERFIQRGKIGSRALLLLGGLSSVIRCLELSEYVIEALAHAEPPCSLPIFDGLTILKVSSTWSNTLCSGPLMELLNSAPALEKLIFTTLIDDVNYEESNSLPTNFSSNLKVVEFRLFKGRASEIQLVKFLLHNLSILEQLVITKFLGDTKVEVENQLLMLPRSSSRVSIVFL from the exons ATGGATAAAGAACTAACCAATTTGAGTAGTAATAAGAAATTACGTAGACCTAATGATTCTTtggaggatgatgatgatgtggACAGAATCAGTGATTTACCAGAAAGTGTTTTGAGTCACATACTATCTCGACTACCAACGACATTGGATGCAGTTCGTACCTGTGTCCTATCCAGAAAATGGGAAAAACAGTGGAAGAATGTTTACAATCTCAGGTTCAGTGATTATAAAGTTGATAAGTCCAAAAAGAAGGACTTCGCCATCTCTGTGCAGAAGGTGCTTTACCATTTCAGGAACTCAAGGATTCAGGGGTTTATGCTTTCTATTAATTGCAATCAGTATAATCCCACTCTTGTCAAAACTTGGCTATCAGCTGCTTTAAGGTCTAATGTTCAGAGGCTTTGTTTTTCCCATGTAGATGACTTGGAGTTTCCTCATTACTTCTTCGAATGTGATTCTTTAGTGCATTTGGTTCTCGAACTCTGCACTTTCAGAGTTCCTGGTTATTTTTGTCTTGCAAACCTTCGAgtgttaaatttttataatgttACTTGGCAAAATGATGATTGTTCTGCTTCCAGGTGCTTCATCTTGAATTTTCCAGTTCTTGAAGTGTTTAAGTCGTATCAATGCCGCTGGTTGAATGTGAAAATGCTTAAAATACTTGCTCCTCTGCTTGCAAGTTTCCAGATGGTTAGATCTTTCCTTAGATGCACACCTGGTCGATCAGAGGATTGTGAAATAGAGATTTGTGGAGACAAcctttcatattttaattttgatGGTTTTTCACTAGAAAATATTGTCCTATCTAACCCTTCAAAAGTTGCTAATGTGTGTCTTGATGTAAATTCCATGGAGCGTTTTATTCAGAGGGGAAAAATTGGTTCTCGAGCTCTTTTGCTTTTGGGAGGACTTTCTTCTGTTATCAGATGCCTGGAACTCTCTGAATATGTAATTGAG GCACTTGCGCATGCAGAACCTCCATGTTCACTTCCCATCTTTGATGGGCTGACCATCCTTAAAGTGTCTTCCACTTGGAGTAATACCCTCTGCAGTGGACCACTGATGGAGCTTCTAAACAGTGCACCGGCTCTTGAAAAGCTCATATTTACCACG TTGATTGATGATGTCAATTATGAGGAAAGTAATTCATTGCCTACCAACTTTTCATCTAACCTGAAGGTAGTTGAATTCAGATTGTTCAAAGGAAGGGCATCTGAGATTCAACTGGTTAAGTTTTTGCTGCACAATTTGTCGATACTTGAGCAGTTGGTAATTACAAAGTTTTTGGGAGATACAAAGGTTGAAGTTGAAAATCAGCTATTAATGTTGCCTAGAAGCTCGAGTCGTGTGTCGATAGTGTTCTTGTGA
- the LOC113751140 gene encoding putative FBD-associated F-box protein At5g38570 isoform X2: MDKELTNLSSNKKLRRPNDSLEDDDDVDRISDLPESVLSHILSRLPTTLDAVRTCVLSRKWEKQWKNVYNLRFSDYKVDKSKKKDFAISVQKVLYHFRNSRIQGFMLSINCNQYNPTLVKTWLSAALRCFILNFPVLEVFKSYQCRWLNVKMLKILAPLLASFQMVRSFLRCTPGRSEDCEIEICGDNLSYFNFDGFSLENIVLSNPSKVANVCLDVNSMERFIQRGKIGSRALLLLGGLSSVIRCLELSEYVIEALAHAEPPCSLPIFDGLTILKVSSTWSNTLCSGPLMELLNSAPALEKLIFTTLIDDVNYEESNSLPTNFSSNLKVVEFRLFKGRASEIQLVKFLLHNLSILEQLVITKFLGDTKVEVENQLLMLPRSSSRVSIVFL; encoded by the exons ATGGATAAAGAACTAACCAATTTGAGTAGTAATAAGAAATTACGTAGACCTAATGATTCTTtggaggatgatgatgatgtggACAGAATCAGTGATTTACCAGAAAGTGTTTTGAGTCACATACTATCTCGACTACCAACGACATTGGATGCAGTTCGTACCTGTGTCCTATCCAGAAAATGGGAAAAACAGTGGAAGAATGTTTACAATCTCAGGTTCAGTGATTATAAAGTTGATAAGTCCAAAAAGAAGGACTTCGCCATCTCTGTGCAGAAGGTGCTTTACCATTTCAGGAACTCAAGGATTCAGGGGTTTATGCTTTCTATTAATTGCAATCAGTATAATCCCACTCTTGTCAAAACTTGGCTATCAGCTGCTTTAAG GTGCTTCATCTTGAATTTTCCAGTTCTTGAAGTGTTTAAGTCGTATCAATGCCGCTGGTTGAATGTGAAAATGCTTAAAATACTTGCTCCTCTGCTTGCAAGTTTCCAGATGGTTAGATCTTTCCTTAGATGCACACCTGGTCGATCAGAGGATTGTGAAATAGAGATTTGTGGAGACAAcctttcatattttaattttgatGGTTTTTCACTAGAAAATATTGTCCTATCTAACCCTTCAAAAGTTGCTAATGTGTGTCTTGATGTAAATTCCATGGAGCGTTTTATTCAGAGGGGAAAAATTGGTTCTCGAGCTCTTTTGCTTTTGGGAGGACTTTCTTCTGTTATCAGATGCCTGGAACTCTCTGAATATGTAATTGAG GCACTTGCGCATGCAGAACCTCCATGTTCACTTCCCATCTTTGATGGGCTGACCATCCTTAAAGTGTCTTCCACTTGGAGTAATACCCTCTGCAGTGGACCACTGATGGAGCTTCTAAACAGTGCACCGGCTCTTGAAAAGCTCATATTTACCACG TTGATTGATGATGTCAATTATGAGGAAAGTAATTCATTGCCTACCAACTTTTCATCTAACCTGAAGGTAGTTGAATTCAGATTGTTCAAAGGAAGGGCATCTGAGATTCAACTGGTTAAGTTTTTGCTGCACAATTTGTCGATACTTGAGCAGTTGGTAATTACAAAGTTTTTGGGAGATACAAAGGTTGAAGTTGAAAATCAGCTATTAATGTTGCCTAGAAGCTCGAGTCGTGTGTCGATAGTGTTCTTGTGA
- the LOC113751473 gene encoding F-box protein At4g00755-like — MEVLNMGFEPYAVIVNGIWKQLCLKVFPEMSTVTRAIEISNIVEPVESRTNEPIEWACLKRDHKVYAFLAQGIASFPRKECLSEALGASSTDNYPDESIQNTPEPSDRIDQRPSYWSSKGEIDSAVPETLTYKLMAKLCVITEIHIQPFQVWFPHISSKGCKIFDGGFVLLENCLQKFKLPEPVLCIGGILQVQLLGRVQKQEIDSLYYICERDFSRIHRFGASIRDWEHMILNTLPGARWIMVNDYDYDGDGEDDDLDDQYN; from the exons ATGGAAGTTTTGAATATG GGCTTTGAACCTTATGCAGTGATTGTGAATGGAATATGGAAGCAACTCTGTTTAAAGGTGTTCCCTGAGATGTCCACTGTTACTCGTGCTATTGAAATTAGTAACATTGTAGAACCTGTGGAATCCAGGACCaatgagcctattgaatgggcATGTCTGAAACGGGACCATAAAGTATATGCATTTTTGGCTCAAGGTATTGCCTCCTTCCCAAGAAAAGAATGCTTGTCTGAGGCACTTGGTGCTTCAAGCACTGACAATTACCCAGATGAAAGCATTCAGAATACCCCGGAACCAAGTGACAGGATTGATCAGAGACCTTCTTACTGGTCGAGCAAGGGTGAAATTGATTCTGCAGTCCCTGAGACATTAACGTATAAATTGATGGCCAAACTCTGTGTGATTACTGAAATCCATATTCAACCATTTCAAG TTTGGTTCCCCCATATATCCAGCAAAGGCTGTAAGATTTTTGATGGGGGATTTGTATTGCTG GAGAATTGTTTGCAAAAGTTCAAGCTGCCAGAACCTGTCCTCTGCATTGGAGGGATTCTGCAAGTCCAGCTATTGGGTAGAGTGCAGAAACAAGAAATAGATAGTTTGTATTACATATG CGAGAGGGATTTTTCTCGCATTCACAGGTTTGGTGCAAGTATAAGAGATTGGGAGCACATGATCCTCAACACATTACCCGGTGCTAGATGGATTATGGTAAATGACTACGACTACGACGGCGACGGCGAGGACGATGATTTAGATGACCAGTATAACTAA